In Trichoderma asperellum chromosome 1, complete sequence, a single window of DNA contains:
- a CDS encoding uncharacterized protein (EggNog:ENOG41~TransMembrane:7 (i21-42o77-95i116-138o158-176i188-209o215-233i240-261o)) has translation MSGWDAWNPFSRRETHSHGSVLAYKIFALLTWLASVIVSVYYSSGWHNNKVGFHRVIWDLNDLHRTAFTMNHVLAEIYWVVLFILQFGYATSLFSSSADVVHAAASVGSHFIFNNILHVIFVLLFVNSHFAVAEVILILNFANLSSLYFRHNTTPRFIHVPVASGPLAWTFVAIYWNGAIMVPHPHTLVARIFGNIFIWSILVYGLFFIVTYNDYTMGFALSVLSAAIGVAQFKRQVIAFQWIFAFVIMAVLFVLTIAIAAPRAAGRDARWRRVTSADQERAPLLNESAA, from the exons ATGTCTGGGTGGGATGCTT GGAACCCCTTCTCGAGGAGGGAGACGCACAGCCATGGCTCCGTGCTCGCATACAAAATCTTCGCCTTGCTGACCTGGTTGGCGTCGGTCATTGTCAGCGTATACTACTCCAGCGGATGGCATAACAACAAGGTCGGCTTCCACCGGGTCATCTGGGACCTGAACGACCTGCACCGCACTGCCTTTACCATGAACCACGTCCTGGCTGAGATCTACTG GGTTGTGCTCTTCATTCTCCAGTTCGGATACGCCACCTcgctcttctccagcagcgccgACGTCGTCCACGCCGCAGCCAGCGTCGGCAGCcacttcatcttcaacaacaTCCTGCACGTCATCTTCGTGCTGCTGTTTGTCAACTCGCACTTTGCCGTTGCCGAggtcattctcattctcaactTTGCCAACCTCAGCTCGCTGTACTTCCGCCACAACACCACGCCGCGCTTCATCCATGTGCCCGTTGCTTCGGGCCCGTTGGCATGGACCTTTGTGGCCATTTATTGGAATGGAGCCATCATGGTGCCGCACCCGCACACGCTGGTGGCGAGAATCTTTGgcaacatcttcatctgGTCCATCTTGGTCTATGGATTGTTTTTCATTGTCACCTATAAT GACTACACCATGGGCTTTGCTCTCAGTGTCCTCTCTGCGGCAATTGGCGTCGCCCAGTTCAAGCGGCAGGTCATTGCATTCCAGTGGATCTTCGCCTTTGTCATCATGGCTGTTCTCTTTGTCCTGACAATCGCCATTGCCGCCCCGCGCGCGGCAGGCAGAGACGCCAGATGGAGGCGTGTCACATCCGCAGACCAGGAACGTGCACCGCTCCTCAACGAGTCTGCCGCCTAA